The following are encoded in a window of Synechocystis sp. PCC 7509 genomic DNA:
- a CDS encoding DUF4158 domain-containing protein encodes MAYTLPWTTEQKPDRSGIPNGFMTAIERTAYPRFKSQATVKELTELYTPSASELAFAQTQVKSKRGLLRLLVMLKSFQRLGYFPPSEAVPPTVALPIRSCLNLSANVCAIPPERSRYYYAEAIRAYLGVNPYDRKAQTAIATVISQAAEVMEYPADLINVAVEELVKERYELPAFSTLDRLVGHIRTVVNNRLFGRVATAMTSAQQAFVDDLVATLPESGLTFSLLRSPPKSARLSHVQALQTKFEQMLTCGDVRQLLVTIAPAKVKSFAAQAKALSLTDLRELKLTKRRALLVCLLYRVQVKTRDHLVEMFLKRVQKMHSCAKDKLVELREQHLAQTESMLGVLAEILQTSAGESDTALLGERVQSGFFCKNPRKGGLVKKEVWCYLLVILPSKAFHLQNTSQKLYFLRLTHIVSLFIS; translated from the coding sequence ATGGCTTATACTCTGCCTTGGACAACTGAGCAAAAGCCAGATCGATCTGGAATTCCCAACGGCTTTATGACCGCTATCGAACGCACGGCTTATCCTCGATTCAAATCTCAGGCAACCGTCAAGGAACTGACTGAACTTTATACTCCATCAGCATCGGAGCTAGCATTTGCCCAAACACAGGTTAAAAGTAAACGCGGGCTGCTGCGCTTGTTAGTGATGCTCAAATCATTCCAGAGGTTGGGTTATTTCCCACCGTCGGAAGCAGTCCCACCAACGGTTGCCCTTCCTATTCGGTCTTGTTTGAATCTCAGTGCCAATGTCTGTGCCATCCCGCCCGAACGTTCGCGCTACTACTATGCTGAGGCAATTCGGGCTTACTTGGGCGTTAATCCATACGACCGTAAGGCTCAAACTGCCATTGCTACGGTTATCTCGCAAGCGGCTGAGGTGATGGAGTATCCTGCTGATTTAATCAATGTCGCAGTCGAAGAATTGGTCAAAGAAAGGTATGAATTACCAGCTTTTAGTACCTTAGATCGTTTAGTCGGTCATATTCGTACCGTTGTTAATAACCGCCTGTTTGGTCGGGTCGCTACCGCTATGACTTCTGCCCAGCAAGCATTTGTAGATGATTTGGTAGCTACTTTACCCGAATCAGGATTAACCTTCAGTTTATTGAGATCGCCACCAAAAAGTGCGCGCCTGTCTCACGTTCAAGCATTACAAACTAAATTCGAGCAGATGCTCACCTGTGGGGATGTTCGCCAGTTGCTCGTTACCATCGCACCCGCTAAAGTTAAATCTTTTGCAGCTCAAGCCAAAGCCTTGTCTCTGACGGACTTGCGGGAGTTGAAACTAACCAAACGTCGCGCTCTATTAGTTTGTCTGCTTTATCGCGTCCAAGTTAAAACTCGTGACCATTTGGTGGAAATGTTTCTCAAGCGAGTGCAGAAAATGCACTCCTGCGCCAAAGACAAGCTAGTAGAGTTACGCGAGCAACATTTAGCTCAGACGGAATCGATGCTGGGAGTCCTAGCTGAAATTTTACAGACATCAGCAGGAGAAAGCGATACAGCGCTCTTGGGCGAGCGAGTCCAGTCTGGTTTTTTTTGTAAGAACCCTCGGAAAGGGGGATTAGTAAAAAAAGAGGTTTGGTGTTACCTCCTTGTAATTCTTCCTAGCAAAGCTTTTCACTTGCAAAATACATCTCAAAAACTCTACTTTTTGAGACTCACCCATATTGTGTCTCTTTTTATATCTTAA
- a CDS encoding helix-turn-helix domain-containing protein has product MNILQSSKSPNANETVGDYVKRMRLMLGLNQKELAAIAGIHLQSVGKIERGLTTKLSSHSKSGLANALQVPVEYLEAVCRGTPIVAVSQLKFCAPCWTPGTPPDPLWMEVRAKYCFLCGSALRERCSYCQERITSLKHRFCPFCGTASKAEANFQS; this is encoded by the coding sequence GTGAATATTCTTCAAAGTAGTAAATCGCCCAACGCTAATGAGACGGTAGGTGATTATGTCAAACGAATGCGATTAATGCTCGGTTTGAACCAGAAGGAACTGGCAGCTATCGCAGGGATTCACTTGCAGAGCGTGGGAAAAATCGAACGCGGGTTGACAACTAAACTGAGTTCTCACAGTAAAAGTGGTTTGGCAAATGCGCTGCAAGTTCCGGTGGAATATTTAGAGGCGGTCTGTCGTGGCACTCCGATTGTGGCTGTCTCTCAACTCAAATTCTGTGCGCCGTGCTGGACTCCTGGAACGCCGCCAGATCCTCTCTGGATGGAGGTGAGGGCTAAATACTGCTTTTTGTGTGGTTCTGCGCTCCGAGAGCGCTGTAGCTATTGCCAAGAGAGGATTACTTCTCTCAAGCATCGGTTCTGTCCTTTTTGTGGGACTGCTTCCAAGGCTGAAGCTAATTTTCAAAGCTAG
- a CDS encoding helix-turn-helix domain-containing protein, whose translation MKFVLQLKPEDCSPLGQLILQYMEDHELSMNKLAKQTGITQPGLRAACLKGTNPTESTLQKLSTVIGVHHVQLYLLAYEDRIQAGIPNEKTDTITYIRQAFVDIFKALSDGVSGLPEDMRPSDSHLVDTNYRQSSR comes from the coding sequence ATGAAATTCGTTTTACAGCTAAAACCAGAAGATTGTTCGCCTCTAGGACAACTGATCCTCCAGTATATGGAGGATCATGAGTTGAGCATGAACAAACTGGCGAAGCAAACTGGAATCACTCAGCCAGGGTTAAGGGCGGCTTGTCTTAAAGGTACAAACCCCACTGAGAGTACCTTGCAAAAATTGTCAACAGTCATAGGTGTACATCATGTGCAGCTCTATCTTCTGGCTTATGAGGACAGAATACAGGCTGGTATCCCTAATGAGAAAACTGACACTATTACTTATATACGCCAAGCTTTCGTGGACATTTTCAAGGCTTTGAGTGATGGAGTAAGTGGTTTACCTGAAGACATGAGACCTTCCGACTCCCACTTGGTGGATACTAACTATAGACAATCAAGCAGATGA
- a CDS encoding tyrosine-type recombinase/integrase, with the protein MSIPLATVATEFLERPGLARSTVQSYELSLMPLLGEYGSYPIEILSRRALADYLDSLPHLAYTTHQRHQAILQALFNFAVEQGYLKVNPITRLQRRKPNPERGEHFSDRVIRYLSLSQITTLYQVIDRHSRMKALVYLLHRTGARIAEVLALNLSDLNLKMRKFQVIGKGNKIRWCFYSEDAATALEKYLKYYRHPESDALFTAQKPVTKLVTRLSYRTAHRDWTNLIESAPELDGIRMHDLRHTFATERVGLMGIEELRALMGHTNIATTLRYQKVTSERAEIVAQAALDRLLQGAENSQI; encoded by the coding sequence TTGTCTATCCCACTAGCTACAGTCGCTACTGAATTCTTGGAGCGTCCAGGACTCGCTCGAAGCACCGTTCAATCCTACGAACTAAGTCTCATGCCGCTACTGGGAGAATACGGCAGTTATCCAATTGAAATCTTGAGCCGTAGGGCATTAGCCGATTACCTCGACAGCTTACCCCATCTAGCTTACACGACTCATCAACGACATCAAGCAATCTTACAAGCTCTATTCAACTTCGCCGTAGAGCAAGGTTACTTGAAAGTTAACCCTATCACCCGACTTCAACGACGCAAACCCAACCCTGAAAGGGGAGAGCATTTTTCAGATCGAGTGATTCGGTATCTATCCCTATCCCAAATCACCACACTTTACCAAGTAATCGACCGTCACAGTCGGATGAAAGCTCTGGTGTACTTGCTGCATCGCACTGGTGCCAGAATTGCCGAGGTCTTAGCACTAAACTTATCAGACCTCAATCTAAAGATGCGCAAATTTCAGGTGATTGGGAAAGGTAATAAAATCCGGTGGTGTTTCTACAGTGAAGATGCAGCAACAGCATTAGAGAAATATCTAAAATACTACCGTCACCCAGAATCGGATGCCCTATTTACTGCCCAAAAACCCGTAACCAAATTAGTTACCCGCCTGAGTTATCGAACAGCACATCGAGACTGGACAAACTTGATTGAGAGCGCACCAGAACTCGATGGGATTAGGATGCACGATCTCAGGCACACCTTTGCCACCGAACGAGTTGGCTTAATGGGCATCGAGGAGCTACGTGCTTTGATGGGACATACTAACATTGCGACCACATTACGCTACCAAAAAGTTACTTCCGAACGAGCCGAGATTGTCGCTCAAGCAGCTTTAGATCGATTGCTACAAGGAGCAGAAAATAGTCAAATTTAG
- a CDS encoding YdeI/OmpD-associated family protein has product MPKFEEQLETVYAKDRQVWREWLEKNHRILPGIWLIYYKVKSGKPSVRYSEAVKEALCFGWIDSKVKSLDEDCYMQIFTPRKPKSVWSKLNKQYIEELIEQGLMTAVGLAKINAAKQDCSWTILDAIEALIIPPDLKQALEANETANQNFDAFNNSLKKNILFWIDSAKRPETRLNRIEKTVSSVVHNKNPLTQG; this is encoded by the coding sequence ATGCCGAAATTTGAGGAACAATTAGAAACTGTTTATGCTAAAGATCGCCAAGTATGGCGGGAATGGTTAGAAAAGAATCATCGCATTTTGCCTGGTATCTGGTTGATTTACTACAAAGTTAAAAGCGGCAAACCGAGTGTCCGATATAGCGAAGCAGTCAAAGAAGCCTTATGTTTTGGTTGGATTGATAGTAAGGTAAAATCTTTAGACGAAGACTGTTATATGCAAATCTTTACACCTCGAAAGCCAAAAAGTGTATGGTCAAAATTAAATAAGCAATATATTGAAGAACTGATAGAACAAGGGTTGATGACGGCGGTAGGTCTAGCAAAGATTAATGCAGCAAAACAAGATTGCTCGTGGACTATTTTAGATGCAATCGAAGCGTTAATAATTCCGCCAGACTTAAAGCAGGCATTAGAAGCAAACGAGACTGCCAACCAGAATTTTGATGCGTTTAATAATTCATTGAAGAAGAATATTCTCTTTTGGATTGATAGTGCGAAACGTCCAGAAACGAGGTTAAATAGAATTGAGAAAACTGTAAGTTCAGTAGTGCATAATAAAAATCCTTTAACACAGGGATGA